In Leptospira saintgironsiae, one genomic interval encodes:
- a CDS encoding response regulator, which translates to METERSQNAILCVDDEAIILITLQKELKKQLGNLFQYETALNAEEAMEVIDDLVGAGVNVILILSDWLMPGIKGDEFLILVHRKYPKIRSILITGHVDAAAVDRVKKEAGTYTVIPKPWDVNKLMEAVRVCCNLN; encoded by the coding sequence TTGGAAACTGAAAGATCACAGAATGCGATCCTATGTGTGGATGATGAAGCGATCATCTTAATTACCTTACAAAAGGAATTAAAAAAACAACTAGGAAATTTATTCCAATACGAAACTGCCTTAAACGCAGAAGAAGCTATGGAAGTCATAGATGATCTGGTAGGTGCAGGTGTGAATGTGATCTTAATCCTTTCCGATTGGTTGATGCCAGGGATTAAGGGGGATGAGTTTTTAATTTTGGTCCATCGAAAATATCCTAAGATCCGATCCATTTTGATCACTGGACATGTGGACGCAGCCGCAGTGGACAGAGTAAAAAAAGAAGCAGGGACTTATACAGTGATCCCAAAACCTTGGGACGTGAATAAATTAATGGAAGCTGTTCGAGTTTGTTGTAATTTGAATTAG
- a CDS encoding acyl-CoA dehydrogenase family protein — protein sequence MLQNNYFNDVSDLRLHFDHIINWKEIVDSYEGGFTDAAKYKAGDERFAAAPSSHEEALEYYKTLLDSVGEFAGKEIAPYVAELDKVGVKFENGKVTFPEKLLEIVRKARDAGLQPTGFSRKYGGLGIPWTVRAFFSEILYRVDASVCISIGCVNLAEIVEKNGSEELKDEWLPRLAAGEFACAMGLTEPDHGSDLPGLRTKATHKEGNTYLLNGTKRFITQGCGTGEIPAILLLLARTGNPGSGARGLSFFLVQSKDIQVAGIEKKMGLHCSPTCEIVLENTPGILIGEEGHGLIKHTMGMLNGARMGISQQGVGIAQAALAETKKYTTERIQFGKPIGTIPAVRKILRRMERETMAMRCLMLEGARAMDLYYFRGDHLKEKGATERDLKSDVVLKYWEKLAGILTPISKFYCSESCVKIAGDAVQLHGGAGFTEDYDVSRIYRDSRITTIYDGTSQIQVNASIGGIVTGMSGHGFLREYIDNEWSHFPMEETKVLSEVWDGFQEAVIMYKDLATSEEREETADEIVWASARLLSGLLFYRSTLRIPEELRAERLSYVDEYNLDSLGYMEGLKAKLKVKVSARQTV from the coding sequence ATGCTGCAAAACAACTACTTTAACGATGTATCCGACCTGAGGTTACATTTCGATCATATTATTAATTGGAAGGAAATTGTAGATTCCTACGAGGGCGGATTTACTGATGCCGCAAAATATAAAGCGGGAGACGAAAGATTTGCTGCCGCTCCTTCTTCTCATGAAGAAGCATTAGAATATTATAAAACTTTACTGGACTCTGTGGGAGAATTTGCAGGTAAAGAGATCGCTCCTTATGTTGCCGAATTGGACAAAGTTGGAGTAAAATTCGAGAACGGAAAAGTTACATTCCCGGAAAAATTATTAGAGATCGTCCGGAAAGCAAGAGATGCAGGATTACAACCTACAGGTTTTTCTAGAAAGTACGGTGGTTTAGGAATTCCTTGGACGGTTAGAGCATTCTTTAGCGAAATCTTATATAGAGTAGATGCGTCCGTTTGTATTTCGATAGGTTGCGTGAACTTGGCGGAGATCGTAGAAAAAAATGGAAGTGAAGAATTAAAAGACGAATGGTTGCCTCGTTTGGCCGCTGGAGAATTTGCCTGCGCTATGGGACTTACGGAACCTGATCATGGTTCCGATCTACCAGGACTTCGCACTAAGGCCACCCATAAAGAAGGAAATACGTATTTATTAAACGGAACCAAAAGATTTATTACCCAAGGTTGTGGTACTGGCGAAATTCCTGCTATATTGTTGCTATTAGCTAGAACTGGAAATCCTGGAAGTGGTGCGAGAGGACTTTCTTTCTTCTTAGTCCAATCCAAAGATATTCAAGTTGCTGGAATAGAGAAGAAGATGGGACTACATTGTTCTCCAACATGTGAGATCGTTTTAGAAAATACTCCTGGCATCTTGATTGGAGAAGAAGGTCACGGGCTTATCAAACATACTATGGGAATGTTGAATGGGGCACGTATGGGGATCTCTCAACAGGGAGTGGGGATCGCACAAGCAGCGTTAGCTGAAACTAAAAAATATACTACTGAAAGAATTCAATTTGGGAAACCGATTGGAACCATTCCTGCAGTTCGCAAAATCCTGCGCAGAATGGAAAGAGAAACAATGGCAATGCGTTGTTTGATGTTAGAAGGCGCTCGCGCGATGGACCTATACTATTTCAGAGGAGATCATCTGAAAGAAAAAGGTGCCACAGAAAGAGATCTAAAATCAGATGTTGTATTGAAATATTGGGAAAAGTTAGCCGGAATACTTACACCTATTTCCAAATTTTATTGTTCAGAGTCCTGTGTTAAGATTGCTGGTGACGCGGTTCAACTTCATGGAGGAGCAGGCTTTACCGAAGATTATGATGTCTCGAGAATTTATAGAGACTCTCGGATCACAACCATCTATGACGGAACTTCTCAAATCCAAGTGAACGCGAGTATTGGTGGGATTGTCACAGGGATGAGTGGCCATGGTTTCCTAAGAGAATATATAGATAACGAATGGTCCCATTTTCCAATGGAAGAAACAAAAGTCCTCTCTGAAGTTTGGGATGGTTTCCAGGAAGCAGTTATTATGTATAAGGATCTAGCGACTTCCGAAGAGAGAGAAGAAACTGCGGATGAGATCGTATGGGCAAGTGCCAGGCTTCTTTCCGGTTTATTATTCTATCGTTCTACACTTCGTATTCCTGAAGAGCTAAGAGCGGAAAGACTTTCCTATGTAGACGAATACAATTTGGATAGTTTAGGCTATATGGAAGGTTTAAAGGCCAAATTGAAGGTAAAGGTTTCGGCAAGACAAACGGTTTAA
- the fliD gene encoding flagellar filament capping protein FliD produces MPAFSIPGLSSGQDTNQIVKKLVELEAKPIRRLERQNGFNQAQVKAWSDLKTLTTDLQNKTREIISFTAPFATKSIVSDPEGVITGDAARSASSGKRKIEVKELATYHQISGDPIDSERKIPAGTFKVLSGEIEKEIEFQGGTIRDLYLTIRTAAAGIIQPTIVKVDQDKTVLTLAASQSGKDNQLKFDDPNGVLKAASLVGGMLPQDPPQSFYLPWEASQTNPFQPDKYGMTATSKPTFIAADPEKKEPSKIKLSSKQAFQFHMDAREGKKGARIEATLSEPLEEGETISLGVIYDQDEQDKVFLEQAYHKEGKVRVTFKSNMDGKKIHKVIVINQTGKEKEFSNFRFVLPAEFNGAKPAKTIVEAKDAVFLVDGIEITRPKNEGLTDVLDGVLLNLNKKSEGGPATVDIKVDSAKGIRMIKEFIEAYNNVLKYSKDATAVNRENGISDSKLEDPDITRSFWEGKTKTGILAGENSVIRLVAGMKTVTTSSFPAYPNSEIRTLSDVGISTGDVGSKWADIQEGLLALDEAKLAAKLAENPDAVRHLFAQDTNSDARMDTGVGVNLVEHLKPYTQFAGGLVTSKIKLLEEQVSDNNKKIKNFESHLMSYEKKLKEKFLYMEQGVGRNKAVGSYLNNNLSRGQGGDDK; encoded by the coding sequence ATGCCCGCATTCTCTATTCCGGGACTGAGTTCCGGCCAGGATACGAACCAAATCGTAAAAAAACTGGTAGAGCTAGAAGCAAAGCCGATTCGCCGTTTGGAAAGGCAAAACGGTTTTAATCAGGCTCAGGTCAAAGCATGGTCCGATCTTAAAACTCTTACTACAGACCTCCAAAACAAGACTAGAGAAATTATATCTTTCACTGCGCCATTTGCGACCAAGTCGATCGTTTCTGATCCAGAAGGTGTGATCACAGGAGACGCTGCGCGCTCTGCAAGCAGCGGAAAGCGTAAGATAGAAGTGAAAGAACTTGCGACATATCATCAGATCTCTGGTGATCCTATCGATTCTGAAAGAAAGATACCTGCTGGTACTTTCAAAGTTCTTTCAGGAGAAATAGAGAAGGAGATAGAATTCCAAGGTGGAACTATCCGAGATCTATATCTTACAATCCGTACTGCTGCTGCAGGGATTATTCAACCGACTATCGTAAAAGTGGATCAAGATAAAACGGTTTTAACTTTAGCTGCTTCTCAGTCTGGTAAAGACAATCAACTGAAATTTGATGATCCAAATGGAGTGCTTAAGGCGGCCTCTCTTGTAGGAGGAATGCTTCCTCAGGATCCACCTCAGTCTTTTTATCTTCCTTGGGAAGCAAGTCAGACAAATCCTTTTCAACCGGATAAGTATGGTATGACTGCGACTTCTAAACCTACATTTATCGCGGCAGATCCTGAAAAAAAAGAACCTTCTAAGATCAAGTTGAGTTCTAAACAAGCATTCCAATTTCATATGGATGCAAGAGAAGGGAAGAAGGGTGCAAGAATTGAAGCTACTCTTTCTGAACCTTTGGAAGAAGGCGAAACAATTTCTCTAGGTGTGATCTACGATCAAGATGAGCAGGATAAAGTATTTTTAGAACAGGCCTATCATAAAGAGGGGAAGGTTCGTGTTACTTTCAAATCCAATATGGATGGGAAGAAGATCCATAAGGTAATTGTAATTAACCAAACTGGAAAAGAGAAAGAATTCTCTAATTTCAGATTTGTTCTTCCTGCCGAATTTAACGGTGCCAAACCTGCAAAAACAATCGTAGAAGCTAAGGATGCGGTTTTTTTAGTAGACGGAATAGAGATCACTCGGCCTAAAAACGAAGGTCTGACCGACGTTTTGGACGGAGTTCTTCTGAACCTGAACAAAAAGAGCGAAGGTGGTCCTGCCACCGTAGACATCAAAGTGGATTCCGCAAAAGGGATCCGAATGATCAAAGAGTTTATAGAAGCATATAATAATGTTCTAAAATACTCTAAGGATGCAACCGCGGTTAATAGAGAAAACGGGATCAGCGATTCTAAACTGGAAGATCCGGATATTACCAGATCCTTCTGGGAAGGAAAAACTAAAACTGGTATTTTAGCCGGAGAAAATTCAGTCATCCGTTTGGTCGCAGGTATGAAGACTGTGACCACTTCTTCTTTTCCTGCTTATCCTAATTCTGAGATCAGAACACTTTCGGATGTTGGAATTTCAACAGGTGATGTGGGAAGTAAATGGGCGGATATCCAAGAAGGTCTTCTTGCTTTGGACGAGGCAAAACTCGCAGCTAAACTTGCAGAGAATCCGGATGCAGTTCGACATTTATTCGCTCAGGATACAAATTCCGATGCCAGAATGGACACCGGAGTTGGTGTAAACCTGGTAGAACATTTGAAACCTTATACTCAGTTCGCAGGCGGACTGGTTACAAGCAAGATCAAGTTATTAGAAGAACAAGTTTCTGATAATAATAAGAAGATCAAAAACTTCGAATCACACTTGATGAGTTACGAAAAAAAACTCAAAGAAAAGTTCCTATATATGGAGCAGGGTGTGGGTCGAAATAAGGCCGTTGGTTCCTATCTGAATAATAATCTCAGTAGGGGACAGGGCGGAGACGATAAATAA
- a CDS encoding SpoIIE family protein phosphatase — protein sequence MNPYLILPLFALFINLWLFTYVLALKGKHRVVHLYLFYSAALSLWIISIILYWSFLPFHWMTWIFKISSISWLLVGPLFLEFVFAFLSKNPNIVLYLLRGLALAIFPITLTTDWIIAGVERKYWGDMLIQGPLYVYGINLLTVSPPVYAIFLLIFESRKEEIGFRKQCYLLAFGTFLSSVLGFLTTVLPRILSKGDLHYPPLSGSVTVIQSACVFIAIAKYGFLEIRLEKIALQLYAKLREGVILLSASDDLLYWNESAKEMLGFPKITATPEKLDLGKFLEGFTRRPFSRMDFKRKFSEPKKISSEEDILPSSDSVYLEVSKSEIPISGRDLGRVYVLRDITEKKEASERINMLYSRVIRDLDIAREVQNTITTRDFPSSDKFKIFSYFRPYDRVGGDVLNCSESADGSLEILFADVSGHGISSAMVAAMASISFNVFSRKGNKPKEGLLFTNDLLSSVVTQHFISAVFLRYDPNTRILEYSYAGHHAGLLLRDEQTLDLQGKGGVLLAVGTPILEDFQIQLKPGDRVLLYSDGLFEVRGSKGIPMGNATLVEAVKKLSYQDSDSLIRSLVSYSESFGDGIMTDDLTLFCLEITG from the coding sequence GTGAACCCATATCTAATCCTTCCATTATTCGCATTATTTATCAATCTATGGTTATTCACCTATGTTTTAGCACTGAAAGGAAAACATAGAGTAGTTCATTTATATCTTTTCTACTCCGCAGCATTAAGTCTCTGGATTATTTCTATTATTCTGTATTGGTCTTTTTTGCCATTTCATTGGATGACTTGGATATTTAAGATCAGTTCAATTTCCTGGCTATTAGTTGGCCCTTTATTTTTAGAGTTTGTATTCGCATTCTTATCAAAAAACCCGAATATAGTTTTATATCTTTTAAGAGGATTGGCACTCGCAATATTTCCGATCACATTGACTACCGATTGGATTATAGCAGGTGTAGAAAGAAAATATTGGGGAGATATGCTTATCCAAGGTCCCCTTTATGTATATGGGATCAATCTTCTCACAGTTTCTCCTCCTGTTTACGCGATCTTTCTTTTGATTTTTGAATCCAGAAAAGAAGAGATAGGATTCAGAAAACAATGTTATCTTTTGGCATTCGGAACATTCCTTTCTTCCGTGCTTGGATTTTTAACTACAGTTCTTCCTAGGATCTTATCCAAAGGAGATTTGCATTATCCTCCTTTAAGCGGAAGTGTAACTGTGATCCAATCTGCCTGCGTATTCATAGCGATCGCAAAATACGGGTTTTTAGAGATCCGATTGGAAAAGATTGCACTCCAATTATACGCAAAACTTAGAGAAGGTGTGATCTTATTATCTGCATCTGATGATCTGCTCTATTGGAACGAAAGTGCAAAGGAAATGTTAGGCTTTCCTAAAATAACAGCCACTCCTGAAAAGTTGGATTTAGGAAAATTTTTAGAAGGATTTACAAGAAGGCCCTTCTCCAGAATGGACTTCAAAAGAAAATTTTCGGAACCAAAAAAGATCTCTTCTGAAGAAGATATACTCCCCTCTTCCGATTCAGTTTATTTAGAAGTTTCCAAATCGGAAATCCCAATCTCCGGAAGAGACTTAGGTAGAGTATATGTACTACGAGATATCACCGAAAAAAAAGAAGCTTCTGAAAGGATAAATATGCTCTATTCTAGAGTGATCCGAGATCTAGATATAGCCAGAGAAGTACAGAATACGATTACTACCAGAGACTTTCCTTCTTCAGATAAATTTAAAATATTCTCCTATTTCCGCCCATATGATCGAGTGGGAGGGGACGTTCTGAATTGTTCCGAAAGTGCAGACGGAAGCCTTGAGATCTTATTTGCAGATGTTTCAGGACATGGAATATCTTCCGCAATGGTGGCTGCAATGGCATCCATCTCATTCAATGTATTTTCCAGAAAGGGAAATAAACCTAAAGAAGGTCTATTATTCACAAATGATCTACTTTCTTCAGTAGTGACCCAACATTTCATCTCAGCAGTTTTTCTTAGATACGATCCTAACACAAGAATATTAGAATATAGTTATGCAGGTCACCATGCTGGACTTCTTCTTAGAGATGAACAAACCTTGGATTTACAAGGGAAAGGAGGGGTTTTACTTGCAGTAGGAACTCCTATCTTGGAGGATTTTCAAATACAACTTAAGCCTGGAGACAGAGTATTATTATATTCGGATGGTTTATTTGAAGTTAGGGGATCTAAAGGAATTCCGATGGGAAACGCTACTCTTGTGGAAGCGGTAAAAAAACTTTCTTATCAGGATTCGGACAGTCTGATCCGCTCCTTAGTATCCTATTCGGAATCCTTCGGAGACGGGATCATGACGGACGATCTAACCTTATTCTGTTTAGAAATTACAGGTTAA
- a CDS encoding SpoIIE family protein phosphatase yields MNYYLFLPISALIINTLLISYVFARRFRSAVIRDFLRFVLFLNLWLVSYILYWSMLPPEWMTPIFKLSCFTWIPVGLLFLETVHRFLNIRSTILLPFFRFSVVLTIFLTASTDWVIKGSILYDWGYELEPGILFVPFSTVAVSGPAIWGLYLLLKERFRTKQRKIKQQLNFWIWGTTIALGISAYTELFNLDEQGRFLFVPLSPAAISIQAFFIFVAITRYGFLNISLERIAVELFRDIHDGIVLTKENHEFFFANQAAIAILDGSPSREGLFKPEWHFANYRQEQDHIPRDYQLIGNSNLQFIELTVSEIRITENESGTLYLLRDITEKKAAQEKIHQLYSQIVNDLEIARVTQASIITQKFPDKGSYRIHSFFQPIDKVGGDMLRVIEHPEERVDILFADVSGHGIASAMVGGMLSIAFQIVSDKKLSPKESLSEIHEMLSKVVLHHHISAVYASFYPQENRVRFSYAGHHPMLVFREGKILPLEGEGRILLAVKELHLNDYHFDLQASDRLLFYSDGLYEVKNNVGEIFGYEEFLDWIQGMADRDTRSLLEAAHRKALEFGNGKHNDDLAMLALEIGP; encoded by the coding sequence ATGAATTATTACCTTTTTCTGCCAATAAGCGCTCTAATTATAAATACTCTTCTTATTTCATATGTTTTCGCAAGAAGGTTCCGAAGCGCAGTTATCCGGGACTTTTTACGATTCGTTCTATTCTTAAATCTTTGGCTGGTTTCTTATATTTTATATTGGAGTATGCTTCCTCCGGAATGGATGACTCCTATTTTCAAACTTTCTTGTTTTACCTGGATCCCTGTTGGCCTTCTATTCTTAGAAACAGTCCATAGATTTTTAAACATTCGTTCGACAATCCTACTCCCTTTCTTTCGTTTTTCTGTAGTATTAACCATCTTCCTGACAGCTTCTACGGATTGGGTCATCAAGGGTTCTATCTTATACGATTGGGGTTATGAATTAGAACCTGGGATTTTGTTCGTTCCTTTTAGTACGGTCGCGGTCAGTGGCCCAGCGATCTGGGGACTCTATCTTCTTTTAAAAGAAAGATTCAGGACAAAACAAAGAAAGATCAAACAACAATTGAATTTTTGGATCTGGGGAACAACGATCGCACTTGGGATCAGCGCCTACACTGAGTTATTCAATCTGGACGAACAGGGCAGATTTCTATTCGTTCCTTTAAGCCCAGCAGCTATTAGCATACAGGCATTTTTCATTTTTGTGGCGATCACACGTTATGGATTTTTAAATATCAGTTTAGAAAGGATCGCAGTAGAATTATTCCGAGATATTCATGATGGGATCGTTCTTACAAAAGAAAACCATGAATTCTTTTTTGCTAACCAAGCTGCAATCGCAATCTTAGATGGTTCTCCTTCTAGAGAAGGTCTGTTCAAACCAGAATGGCATTTTGCAAATTATAGACAAGAGCAGGATCATATTCCGAGAGACTATCAATTAATAGGTAACTCAAACCTACAGTTCATTGAACTCACAGTCTCGGAGATTAGGATCACAGAAAATGAATCCGGGACCTTATACCTTTTACGGGACATCACTGAAAAGAAAGCGGCCCAAGAAAAAATCCATCAACTATATTCACAAATCGTAAATGACTTAGAGATTGCTCGTGTCACTCAGGCTTCCATCATTACCCAAAAATTTCCAGATAAGGGTTCTTATAGGATACATTCTTTTTTCCAACCAATAGACAAGGTGGGTGGGGATATGTTGAGAGTAATAGAACATCCTGAAGAAAGAGTGGATATCTTATTCGCGGACGTTTCTGGGCATGGGATCGCTTCCGCCATGGTAGGAGGAATGCTTTCCATCGCATTCCAGATCGTATCAGATAAAAAACTTTCTCCTAAAGAAAGTTTGTCTGAGATCCACGAAATGCTTTCTAAAGTAGTATTGCATCATCATATCTCCGCAGTGTATGCAAGTTTTTATCCTCAGGAAAATCGAGTTAGATTCTCTTACGCCGGACATCATCCTATGCTTGTTTTCAGAGAAGGCAAAATTTTGCCTTTAGAAGGAGAAGGTAGGATCTTACTCGCTGTCAAAGAGCTACATTTGAATGATTATCATTTCGATCTGCAAGCTTCCGACAGATTATTATTTTATTCAGATGGTTTATATGAAGTTAAGAATAATGTGGGAGAAATTTTCGGTTACGAAGAATTCTTAGATTGGATCCAAGGAATGGCAGACAGAGACACTCGCTCTCTGTTAGAAGCAGCTCATAGAAAAGCATTAGAATTCGGCAATGGAAAACATAATGATGATCTGGCGATGTTAGCCTTGGAGATTGGACCGTGA
- a CDS encoding bifunctional riboflavin kinase/FAD synthetase — MKILRSLENLKSNLKTSTVVTLGNFDGIHLGHQALLERTKEISLEKGLPSCVVTYHPNPALVLGKDKDLGGITTQADKENLIESYGIDWLVVVPFTLEFAQIEAETFLKEILINELGAKSILIGFNHCFGKGRRGDYELLKQYSSEYGYDLEKLDPVFLGTTKLSSSYIRSLLREGKVEEAEECLGREFSVTGTVVQGHQRGRTIGFPTANVQPLPELILPGVGVYAGRTEVEGKTYPSMINIGNNPTFGDQTVTLESHIFDFSDDIYGKKVNVIFTKKIREEIKFPGVDALISQLKKDETLSRKILQER; from the coding sequence TTGAAAATTCTTAGAAGTCTGGAGAACTTAAAAAGCAACCTAAAGACTTCCACAGTCGTAACTTTAGGGAATTTTGACGGGATCCATCTGGGCCACCAGGCTCTTTTAGAAAGAACCAAGGAAATTTCCCTGGAAAAAGGTCTCCCTTCCTGCGTAGTCACATACCATCCTAACCCTGCTCTAGTTTTGGGAAAAGACAAGGACCTGGGAGGGATCACCACCCAAGCAGATAAAGAAAATTTAATAGAATCTTATGGGATTGACTGGCTAGTCGTTGTCCCGTTCACACTTGAATTCGCCCAAATAGAGGCAGAAACCTTCCTTAAAGAAATACTAATCAATGAACTAGGAGCAAAATCCATTCTGATCGGATTCAATCATTGTTTCGGAAAAGGTAGAAGAGGAGATTATGAACTTCTCAAACAATACTCTTCCGAATACGGATACGATTTGGAAAAATTAGATCCTGTATTTCTTGGCACTACAAAACTTTCTAGCTCCTATATCCGCTCCTTATTAAGAGAAGGTAAGGTAGAAGAAGCAGAAGAATGTCTTGGAAGAGAATTCTCAGTTACAGGAACAGTTGTACAAGGACACCAAAGAGGAAGAACAATCGGATTTCCTACTGCTAATGTGCAACCTTTGCCCGAGTTGATACTTCCTGGAGTAGGAGTTTATGCGGGAAGAACCGAGGTAGAAGGTAAAACCTACCCTTCTATGATCAATATAGGAAATAATCCTACTTTTGGTGACCAAACAGTCACATTAGAAAGCCATATATTCGATTTTTCTGATGATATCTATGGGAAGAAGGTTAACGTTATTTTTACCAAAAAGATCAGAGAAGAGATCAAATTCCCTGGAGTAGATGCTTTAATCTCTCAATTGAAGAAGGACGAGACTCTTTCTAGAAAGATACTACAAGAAAGATAG
- a CDS encoding LIC10729 family protein codes for MDWRRIAILLFLILAAAGQGPISQENRKTKNFENFSKPMGGENYISEDYKTFPELSIWAYHNGLKLAPDRKDPAPGAGTGRLFDNQCRMVPETGLDILLIADSNRKDIIYVYFDLTLFSKTENAAILPDRELRISANGILKRTIRFPDANLYSKSIYAVTPPVYITVDPSELREGRLNLNLTPLAGEKGRFWGVWDAFLSYTAPEYP; via the coding sequence ATGGACTGGCGCCGAATTGCAATTCTCTTATTCTTAATTCTTGCCGCTGCCGGACAGGGTCCGATCAGTCAGGAAAATCGGAAAACGAAAAATTTTGAGAATTTCTCCAAACCGATGGGGGGAGAAAACTATATTTCCGAGGATTATAAAACCTTCCCCGAACTTTCCATTTGGGCCTATCATAATGGTCTGAAATTAGCTCCGGACAGAAAGGATCCCGCTCCAGGCGCCGGAACAGGTCGGCTATTCGACAACCAATGTAGAATGGTCCCAGAAACTGGGTTGGATATCCTACTCATCGCAGACTCGAACAGAAAAGACATCATCTACGTTTATTTTGATCTCACACTATTTTCTAAGACGGAAAATGCAGCGATTTTGCCAGATAGGGAGCTAAGGATTTCTGCAAATGGGATCTTGAAGAGAACGATCCGCTTTCCGGATGCAAACCTATACTCCAAGTCTATTTACGCGGTAACTCCTCCTGTTTATATCACAGTGGATCCATCTGAGTTGAGAGAAGGTAGACTGAATTTAAATCTTACGCCACTTGCCGGCGAAAAGGGAAGGTTTTGGGGAGTTTGGGACGCGTTTTTGTCCTACACCGCCCCGGAATATCCTTAA
- a CDS encoding STAS domain-containing protein, producing the protein MEISIRKSSETNIISLSGSLDIYTSIDLKNFFEQNIDRNNNNVVINLEKLNYIDSSGIGMLIKQLNYVQELSGKFFIANMKPAIEKVFKVAGLTSYFQTLSESEFISQFP; encoded by the coding sequence ATGGAAATCAGCATTAGAAAATCCAGCGAAACAAATATAATCAGCCTCTCCGGGAGCCTGGACATCTATACGTCCATAGATCTCAAAAACTTTTTCGAACAGAACATTGACCGAAATAACAATAACGTTGTGATCAATCTGGAAAAGTTAAACTATATCGATTCCTCTGGGATCGGGATGCTAATTAAACAACTGAATTATGTCCAAGAATTGAGCGGAAAATTTTTCATCGCGAACATGAAGCCTGCGATCGAAAAAGTTTTCAAAGTAGCAGGACTAACTTCTTATTTCCAAACTCTTTCAGAGTCAGAGTTCATAAGCCAGTTTCCCTGA
- a CDS encoding LIC_12936 family protein, protein MKKPFILLLLICLFSWEIFSQDFEKDGQIKILPYEPLQVRDIEGLTKDIKDFHKRIEDMLPFLSRRKKIIDNEYFQFVPAMETFNFPVRDRFLVDKKFYLKVSGGEGSLKLDGVRFITRKSLVTKLRPVNDEIGELKNEKVAASDPSNIVLVVKRKTDAGTKEEVYSLGNIRSPNQRVKFVRSYRDNLAEVVQAIDKYVEGTIRADKKDVDTMLDGLENGGSFQEYNSNR, encoded by the coding sequence ATGAAGAAACCATTCATCTTACTTCTTTTGATCTGCTTATTCAGTTGGGAAATATTTTCCCAAGACTTTGAGAAGGACGGTCAGATCAAAATTCTTCCTTACGAACCTTTACAGGTCCGTGACATAGAAGGACTGACCAAAGATATCAAAGACTTTCATAAAAGAATAGAAGATATGCTCCCTTTCCTTAGTAGAAGGAAAAAAATTATTGATAATGAGTATTTCCAGTTTGTTCCCGCGATGGAAACTTTCAATTTTCCAGTTAGAGACAGGTTTTTAGTAGATAAAAAGTTTTATCTAAAAGTTTCAGGGGGAGAAGGTTCCCTAAAACTGGATGGGGTTCGCTTTATCACTCGAAAGTCACTGGTTACTAAACTCAGACCAGTGAACGATGAGATCGGAGAATTAAAAAACGAGAAGGTTGCAGCTTCTGATCCTTCCAATATTGTTTTAGTTGTAAAAAGAAAAACGGATGCCGGAACGAAAGAAGAGGTGTATAGTCTCGGAAACATCAGGAGTCCGAACCAAAGAGTCAAGTTTGTTCGTTCTTATAGAGACAATCTTGCGGAAGTGGTCCAAGCTATTGACAAGTATGTGGAAGGAACAATCCGTGCAGACAAGAAGGATGTGGACACCATGCTTGATGGATTGGAAAACGGTGGTTCCTTCCAAGAATATAATTCGAATCGTTAA